The genomic stretch TACATGCTTCCAGCTGCAGAGGGAGGTCCGTCCAGACCAGCCCACAAGGAGATTCTTCGTGCGCATCAGGCTCAGTTGGACCatactcaggatcttcttcctcgGTGTCATCAGATAGCTGACAGGGGCCTCGGAACCATTGTAGAGGGTTTAATCACTGAGGGTACTCCTTATTCGCGTGTGCTAGATGATATGATCAGGCTGGCAGAGAGTGCATACCGCCGACATCGTGCCAGGACCCGTGGAACACTTGACGCTAGGGGTAGAGCTAGCAGAGCCCTTGGTGGACGCGGAGGTGGAGGTAGAGGAGATGTGCAGGATGATACCAGGCATACTCAatattgatatttgatgatgtatttatatttcatttttgtatgtttttgATGATGTACTCGACACTTTGAccgacattttttttatattatatttttattggtcTACCTACTATTGTCTTTAAAATGCATTACTGAATCTGAAAATGTATGTCTTTAAAAATGGAGTTTCTGAATGAAAATGACATGAATTCAAAAAATAGCAGACTGTTCCGttgatgcacctacggaacattCTACCACattttgtagatgcatctacggaagtattaCTAAACTGAAAATAAGGTGAATTTAAttgtgttttcttttgttttatacgcttccgtagatgcatctacggaaggaatcaattttttttcaaaatatggggtGCTTCCGGATGTGCATCTATGGAAGTTACAGGCAAAAATGAAATTTCGTGTGGTGTTTAAGAGATCTATGGGGTTGGTTGAGAAACTTTCTCAAGATTATCATCTTCTTATTGAAATTATATGGATCTTATAGGTACGCATCcgctttctattttatttgaattcaCATAAGAATTCATAAAGTATTGATGGTAAGAAACCCAACAAATAGAGTAGTATCGGAGTCATCCATATTTGATTCATGggtgaattttaataattattgatattTAATATGTTTGTGGTACACataaatatttcatatttcaCTTTTAATCCTTCAAAAAAATTCCTTCAAAGAAtgatttttctaaaaaatttcatTCATACATTGGTCGCTTGAAATTGCGGGGTTTTTATACCCCCCTctaaacaaactttaaaaaaatattagttacaTTAACGATTCTAACACACAAATTCATTAATGTCAACAAATTCATAAATCACAGTACAAAAAATTCGAAACAAGATAAGTCGCCAAGAAAAAACTACCAAAACTTCATTAATCATCATTATCATGTTTATAAAATATTGTAATCATCATTATCATGTTTATAAAATATTGTAATTCATAACCAAAACGGTGATATGGTCTAAGAAACAAACAATTTAGCTTACATTACCCTCAAACAGAAATCAGTTCAAACCACCCATGGAATGAACATCTTAGACTGAGTTTCATACTTGACACCACTTCCATTTTTTTGTTTAGAAAGATATCCCAACTATTTTTTTTGGCTTATTACCACCGGTACATATAGTCTGGTGCGGaggtcagttctggcatcaagtgggtctAGTCTCCtctcgatcgcagttgcgggggatcgaaccgtggtcctCCCTACCAAGCCCAACGCCAATCACTACTGGACAAACTAACGATTGATATAGCATCTacatttaaatttacttattatAAAAATAGAATATTGCAGTATATTTCCAAGTGCTTGATTCTTCTCATGACAACAATATAACAACATAGGCATTCAAATTTCAAGTTTCTTAGACTATTGtttgtattataattattattcagaGTTATGTTATGAACAACTCACAACTAATATACTTCAACTTCAAATAAACAAATACATAACAAATAAACTCTAAGGATGTCCTCGGATTTTCCATTATTTACTACAGAAAGCATAATTGTTACATTTTATTCCTATGGATTTGTGTTTGAAGAAGATTTGGATGATCTTGTATTCAAAGAAGGCTTTATCTTGACAATATGTTCATCACTGACTCCTATTTTCTTCGCATAACAACTGATTTCAAAGAATCTTTTAACAGCTTCATCCATGTAATTCTTTCCTTGCTTAACAATTATGTCTTTCTCTATTGTACCGGTAACTAGTGAAAATACTGTCTCCTTTAAGAACTGTTTCTAGTTGGATCAACTCCTGCTTAAATTCACCGAGTTTCGCATCTTCATTAGTCTCTCCTTTCCTTAACTTTACTGGTGCTGGAAGTTCCATTGCATCAAATAACACTAAAAagaatcaacaaaatgcaaaacatGCTGGAAAAGTTTATTAATAAAGATGAATACACGGTCAATGTATTATATATTTGTCTACGAGAATGAGGAACTAACCTGGGCATGATCAGTCGTGGGTTCTTTCCTGATTTTAACAATACCTTCAAATGTTCCAGTCCATTGATCTTTCTTGGTAAGAAAATTAGGCAAATTGAAGACTTTCTTAATTGTTGTGGAAATCGATGAGTGTTCACATTTTGATGTAGGAGTTGGTGATCTGTTTGACCCATGAACAACTGCATCAATATGACAAAAAGAACTCCTTGTGATATGACACGTGGTTAAGGGAATGAAGATCATCAGAACTAACGAGGATTTTGAACTCATTCGAAAGCTCTTCTGAATTTAATTTcatcgattttgattttgattctttCTCTGACATTGATGAATTTGTGTGTTATAATCGTTGTTGCAAAACTTGCTCGCAAGGTGTTCAACAGGAGTTCAGAACTgatatctttcttcttttttctggGTTTGCttagagggggtttaaaacccccacaATTTCAAgtgttttcagattttttttaacaagttgTCTTCCATGCAGCGTGCCACGTCAGCTGGAGTTAATGAAAGTTGAAAGGAGTGATCAAAATTGTGGATGGAAAACTTTATGAGAATTAttatttgaaggaaaattttagagggacaaaaaacgaaattttgatatttataaggatcaaaaacatatttaaccctaattttaaatgagtcaattaaaattttaaaaaattaccaAAGTGATGTCTTTTATGGAGATTACTTATAGGAATATTAAATGTTAGGGTGTACATCTTTTTAAGTGAATGTTAATTGGCACAGGGAAAATTTGATATTTAATATGATTATATACACAAATTTATAATGATAAACATGTGATAATTTTAACGTTCACTAGTGCAGGAAGAAGATTTTACACCGGTTCTTTTAAACATATTACACTCATTATAATCGGGAGTAAACTCATCAGGTGAGATATGTATGAAGATTTTACACCCATTTAAAAAGTGGTGTAAAAAGAGGATACATTACAtcttattttagaaaaaatgagTATAAAATGTCAGATATTAATAAAGAATTTCTAGGAATATACACCCTATTTTTGataaaatgggtgtaaatttGTAGATACATACACTAATTTAAAcgaatttacaccctattttttatttattgggTGTAAAACACCTAATATTTAGACAAAATTTTGATGTATTTACACCCTGTTTTAGATAAAACAGATGTAAAATGACTAATATTTACACttaattttaacaaattttaacGGGTGTAAAATCTCCAATATTCATATAGGATTAAAATTTACACTTAATTTTAACAAATCTCATATTTtacttttagttttttaaaaaaaagttcttCAAAAAATAGTCTTTCTAAAAATTTTCATCCACATTTTTGGTCTCCAGTTAAAATCATCGGTAATTCAATGGTTAAGTAGTAAATCGTCGCTAAAACTGTCGTTAATTCTAACGTTAATTTGCAAAAACCATCGCTAAGTTGCAAGAAGGACCAAAAGTTAATGAAATTTTTTAGGaggatattttttaaagaaaatttttttaaggactaaaagtgaaatatgaaatatttaaaaaaatcataaacatatttcactcatatatatatatatatatatatatatatatatatatatatatatatatatatatatatatataatgggtgTAACTTATCCGTTATTACCTTGTATTTATATATACACACAAAAAGATATTCAATCAGTTACTTCATGTTAATTGTACCAACAAATCATACATTGAACAAAAATTATATCTATATGTAAGTTTTTGAGAATCGCTTTCGTTTTGTCAttatttctttgttttcttgtaGCTTTTGCTCTTCAGCCATGTGTATTTGGTGTTCTTGTTGATTTTACTTTTCCTCCATTTGTAAAAGAAAATTGAACGCGGAGTTATATGTGGCCGATTGATATTTTTTCATGCAttgatatataataaattaaacaaatatataataaaaaaaatgacctAAATCCTAATGAACTTTAATGCCTCATGAGTCATGATACACGCTGGGACTGTTACGTTAAACTCAATCTTTCGATCTACTGGAAAACAATTCCTTTAAGTTAAACTAGTGAATATAAGATGTTAAACTCAATCTTATATTTCGCTTTAACCTATTATATTCACTATTTCTCTTGACAATTGACTTTCAGTCCCGGCCCTCAGATCTTCGTAGACATCTTCCTTTCTAACTACCCTCATGCATACAACTTAAGCCTACGAAATTACACTTATGTTTTCTTTCTTGGAAGAATCTTAATCACTTGAACCGTGTTTGTATACTCCAATATTTCAGTAAGCTAGTAGTTTAAATAACCATCTATATACCTATAAGTATATCACATTAGTGTAACTTAAAGGGGTAAATGATTCATGTGTATCAGGAGCATGAAATTATCACTATTTCCTTTATTAATTTTCATATGAATCaccaaatttatataaaaaaatgggGTATCAtgttaaaacaattattcatttAGACGTTGGAATATGCAATTTCATTATATAAGTGCccaccaaaaatcataaattaCAAATCTTCAATGATGTCACTAGTAACAAATTGCATGTTATTCTCGAAAAGACGAAAACACCCGAGCATTTCACCGCTagaccacacacacgcacactcTCATTTAATTACAATTTAACCGAAATTTTTGAGACCCTTTGCGGTAGCTCGCCTTGCACAACAAAATAACACGACccatcaaaatcaatcaaaaaataaatacaagGTACAATAAATTTCACTTTAATACAAACTTGActgaaaaattcaaaagaaattaaaatgtttCTGAGAAGTAAGGTTGTTAGCAATGacaaaaaataaaagacaaaatcGAAAGCTCTGTAATGTCAACACAATACATCATAACCAAGAAAAGTGCTTTGTTTGGCCCACTTCATTATCATTAGAAACTGCATCACATTCCATCAAAGTCATTGAAGATGGGAAACTCCTTTGTCATTATTTCAGAGATAATTGCAACCAACATAGGACTGTTAATTACATGAATTCGTCTCCATATTGAAAGATTACACATAGTTTTACACATGCATATGACACAAATTCTAACCTAAACTATTTTGATACATGTGACGCAACTATAAATATAGACATCAAAGTCGACACTTCAACTAATACATTGACATCAATAATAATTATAAgaactaaataaattaaatataattatatgtaTCAATGTCGTGTCAGACATTGATGTGCAAAACATGACACATATTTTTATTAAGAGGTGTCGGTGTTACAAagaaaattaactaaaattagtGAAAGTTAGTTGTAGTAGTAAGAAACAAAGCTTAGTTAAGCTACAAGAGGGGCTCATAGTGATAGCATCAAGTAGTGGTGCAGCTAACTAATATTGAAAGCAACAGAATACATAAAGAAAGAGGAAGAGACAGAAGTGGGCAATCGTGAGATTCAGCGCAGTGTATGGGATTTTGTAAGATATACTGACaaacagtggcggagccaggaccCTGGTCCAGGGGGTGCAAACTTCcgaacattaattaatattaataattatagtaatatatatttaaattaattaatacttatagtaatatatatttaaaaaattacattgtaTTGAAAAAATAACAATAGCAAAGTCAGTTCTAGTGCTGCATTAAAACAAACAATAACAAAGTCTTAACCAAACATTCCTAAACTTGGGCTAGAAATCAAAGGTTAATTTGAACTTGGGCTATGGGTGCAAAACTATTTTTTCAGGGggttcaaaatcaaataaaatagagatatTGGTGCAATATTTTAAAATCCAGGGGGTTCAATTGAACCCCCTCATTATACTCTCCCTCCGCCACTGCTGACAAATGAGCCGGTCGGTTAGGTGTTTGATATAATGTCTGATAGAGCCAAAACTCAAATGCTTTAAAACCACTTCTTATTTTTCCATGTCATAGGATTAGGATCCTATACTAATGAATctaaacaaaataacaacaaatgTTACGGGTACACTTAGGACCCGTAATATATTGAACCGACTGGAATATAGTTTAATATTCGGTTCGATAATTAAATCGTTGAattatatttatgaatcaaattagctaaaaattaagttcgttaaataaatgagctgaacttgaattATACAATGTTCGACTCGTTAGATTTATGAGTCAACTTAATTATATATATGAATTATATTATCTTTAAAAGTATGTTTAAAGATTTGCTTTAAATCTTACCccgatattttcttttaatataatagttttaatttataatttatattctcaaatgactaaaatattttaaaaataattatacaaatgaaATCAACATCGTAAAAATTTCAATCTTATAACTCTTATTttaattctatatttttttatcaaaaaaatattaatttaaaatgtcaaatatatatatatatatatatatatatatataatattttaaaaaatgacttTTAAAATCGTGAAAaaagcgagttgaacctaacgaGTTGAACCGAGTTGTTCGCGAATTTCTAACGAGTCGAATTTGAGGTGAAAAAAATTTGTGACGAACTCAAATCGATATTTGAGCTTaatcaattcttaacgagtcgagccGAGTTGAagcgagttcgactcgactcaaCTCATTTCCAGCTGTAACCATATAtcaccaaaacatttttttttatttttctctctttaAAACAACTTTGGTGTTGGTTAATGATAAtataaaaatttgataaataaatatatagttttgttaagaaatattttaagtattaaaaagtaatttgaagtgaaaaaataaagttgattaattaaatgtaataagtTAGTTAATATAGTTTATAATTTAGTTATTGAGTGTTTAACATAAAAAAATGAAGTCTTATGTGGTAAATCAATTTTGGTTAATAATATGtataaaattggttaatataatttttaatttgattaatgagttcttaaagttaaaaaaaaaaaaaaaattaaagttgattaatgtaattttttcataatttaatgtcagaatttggtttatattatttattttattggttaaTAAATTAGTGCAAgtggttaataaattataaataaaataataacatatactttTGTGATTAATACAATGGTAAAGTTGGTTGATGACAAAATCTTATTTTTATGTcagaaaataaattttgaagaaagaatatt from Vicia villosa cultivar HV-30 ecotype Madison, WI linkage group LG4, Vvil1.0, whole genome shotgun sequence encodes the following:
- the LOC131598007 gene encoding uncharacterized protein LOC131598007, with amino-acid sequence MRQFGYEQTIPRDPTVSAPIAMTRRQLDEVFAYREHHMVPEEARATLAEHVWSCFEWYISWYYRVSHPYMLPAAEGGPSRPAHKEILRAHQAQLDHTQDLLPRCHQIADRGLGTIVEGLITEGTPYSRVLDDMIRLAESAYRRHRARTRGTLDARGRASRALGGRGGGGRGDVQDDTRHTQY